Proteins encoded in a region of the Lathamus discolor isolate bLatDis1 chromosome Z, bLatDis1.hap1, whole genome shotgun sequence genome:
- the CDYL2 gene encoding chromodomain Y-like protein 2 isoform X1 encodes MASGDLYEVERIVDKRKNKKGKWEYLIRWKGYGSNEDTWEPEHHLLHCEEFIDEFNGLHVSREKRSRHGKQAPKFLRESRGSSLEKVPHRPSETGKPKGSAHKRKRINPSLQKQKRGYTAKPASANDRAAKTVTYRTTPSGLQIMPLKKPHSGLQNGDGSHEKDSRHFGNGSQQQNADLNEHEGDQNLASMLEVSNDSPVVNGIGSSLANGSLNLHSTVKRKLDGEKDYVFDKRLRYSVRQNESNCRFRDIVVRKEDGFTHILLSSQTSDNNALTPEIMKEVRRALCNASADDSKLLLLSAVGSVFCSGLDYSYLIGRLSNDRRKESTRIAEAIRDFVKAFIQFKKPIVVAINGPALGLGASILPLCDIVWASEKAWFQTPYATIRLTPAGCSSYTFPQILGVALANEMLFCGRKLTAQEACSRGLVSQVFWPTTFSQEVMLRVKEMASCSAVVLEESKCLVRSFLKSGLEDVNEKECQMLKQLWSSSKGLDSLFSYLQDKIYEA; translated from the exons gtaGAGAGGATTGTagacaaaaggaagaacaagaagGGCAAATGGGAGTATCTCATCAGGTGGAAAGGCTACGGAAGCAATGAGGACACCTGGGAACCTGAACATCATCTACTGCATTGTGAGGAATTTATTGATGAGTTCAATGGACTACATGTTTCTAGAGAGAAACGATCAAGACATGGGAAACAGGCTCCTAAGTTTTTACGGGAAAGCCGAGGGTCATCTCTTGAGAAAGTACCACATAGACCTTCTGAAACTGGGAAGCCTAAAGGGTCAGCacacaaaaggaagagaattaaCCCATCTCTTCAAAAACAGAAAAGGGGATATACAGCAAAGCCAGCATCTGCTAATGACAGGGCTGCTAAAACTGTGACTTACCGAACTACTCCCAGCGGTTTACAGATTATGCCACTGAAAAAACCACACAGTGGTCTGCAGAATGGAGATGGTAGTCATGAAAAGGATTCTAGACATTTTGGGAATGGCTCACAACAGCAAAACGCGGATTTAAATGAACATGAAGGAGATCAAAACTTGGCCAGCATGTTGGAAGTTAGTAACGATTCACCTGTTGTGAATGGAATTG GTTCTTCTCTGGCCAATGGAAGCTTGAATCTACACAGCACTGTGAAAAGGAAACTAGATGGGGAGAAAGATTATGTCTTCGATAAGAGACTAAGATACAGTGTGCGTCAAAACGAAAGTAACTGCCGATTCAGGGACATTGTAGTCCGGAAAGAAGATGGTTTCACACATATTTTGCTGTCAAGTCAGACTTCAGATAACAATGCATTGACCCCAGAG ATCATGAAGGAAGTTCGGAGAGCATTGTGCAATGCATCAGCTGATGACAGTAAACTCTTACTTCTCAGCGCAGTGGGAAGTGTATTCTGTAGTGGCCTAGATTACTCATATTTAATTGGCAGGTTATCCaatgacagaagaaaggaaagcactAGGATTGCAGAAGCTATAAG GGATTTTGTAAAAGCTTTTATTCAGTTTAAGAAGCCCATTGTGGTTGCTATCAACGGCCCTGCTCTTGGGTTAGGAGCTTCTATTTTACCACTATGTGATATCGTTTGGGCAAGTGAGAAGGCGTGGTTTCAGACACCATATGCAACAATCCGACTCACTCCAGCTGGCTGCTCATCATACACATTCCCACAAATTCTGGGGGTTGCACTG GCCAATGAAATGTTGTTCTGTGGAAGAAAGCTGACAGCACAGGAAGCCTGCAGCAGAGGACTAGTGTCACAAGTATTTTGGCCAACAACATTTAGCCAAGAAGTGATGCTGCGAGTGAAAGAAATGGCATCCTGCAGTGCAGTG gtattggaagagtCCAAATGTCTTGTGCGGAGCTTCCTGAAATCTGGACTTGAAGATGTGAATGAGAAAGAGTGTCAGATGTTAAAACAGCTGTGGAGTTCTTCTAAAGGACTGGATTCATTATTCAGCTACCTGCAAGACAAAATATATGAAGCCTGA
- the CDYL2 gene encoding chromodomain Y-like protein 2 isoform X2, which translates to MASGDLYEVERIVDKRKNKKGKWEYLIRWKGYGSNEDTWEPEHHLLHCEEFIDEFNGLHVSREKRSRHGKQAPKFLRESRGSSLEKVPHRPSETGKPKGSAHKRKRINPSLQKQKRGYTAKPASANDRAAKTVTYRTTPSGLQIMPLKKPHSGLQNGDGSHEKDSRHFGNGSQQQNADLNEHEGDQNLASMLEVSNDSPVVNGIGSSLANGSLNLHSTVKRKLDGEKDYVFDKRLRYSVRQNESNCRFRDIVVRKEDGFTHILLSSQTSDNNALTPEIMKEVRRALCNASADDSKLLLLSAVGSVFCSGLDYSYLIGRLSNDRRKESTRIAEAIRDFVKAFIQFKKPIVVAINGPALGLGASILPLCDIVWASEKAWFQTPYATIRLTPAGCSSYTFPQILGVALANEMLFCGRKLTAQEACSRGLVSQVFWPTTFSQEVMLRVKEMASCSAVFLSGLDQEMEKEGR; encoded by the exons gtaGAGAGGATTGTagacaaaaggaagaacaagaagGGCAAATGGGAGTATCTCATCAGGTGGAAAGGCTACGGAAGCAATGAGGACACCTGGGAACCTGAACATCATCTACTGCATTGTGAGGAATTTATTGATGAGTTCAATGGACTACATGTTTCTAGAGAGAAACGATCAAGACATGGGAAACAGGCTCCTAAGTTTTTACGGGAAAGCCGAGGGTCATCTCTTGAGAAAGTACCACATAGACCTTCTGAAACTGGGAAGCCTAAAGGGTCAGCacacaaaaggaagagaattaaCCCATCTCTTCAAAAACAGAAAAGGGGATATACAGCAAAGCCAGCATCTGCTAATGACAGGGCTGCTAAAACTGTGACTTACCGAACTACTCCCAGCGGTTTACAGATTATGCCACTGAAAAAACCACACAGTGGTCTGCAGAATGGAGATGGTAGTCATGAAAAGGATTCTAGACATTTTGGGAATGGCTCACAACAGCAAAACGCGGATTTAAATGAACATGAAGGAGATCAAAACTTGGCCAGCATGTTGGAAGTTAGTAACGATTCACCTGTTGTGAATGGAATTG GTTCTTCTCTGGCCAATGGAAGCTTGAATCTACACAGCACTGTGAAAAGGAAACTAGATGGGGAGAAAGATTATGTCTTCGATAAGAGACTAAGATACAGTGTGCGTCAAAACGAAAGTAACTGCCGATTCAGGGACATTGTAGTCCGGAAAGAAGATGGTTTCACACATATTTTGCTGTCAAGTCAGACTTCAGATAACAATGCATTGACCCCAGAG ATCATGAAGGAAGTTCGGAGAGCATTGTGCAATGCATCAGCTGATGACAGTAAACTCTTACTTCTCAGCGCAGTGGGAAGTGTATTCTGTAGTGGCCTAGATTACTCATATTTAATTGGCAGGTTATCCaatgacagaagaaaggaaagcactAGGATTGCAGAAGCTATAAG GGATTTTGTAAAAGCTTTTATTCAGTTTAAGAAGCCCATTGTGGTTGCTATCAACGGCCCTGCTCTTGGGTTAGGAGCTTCTATTTTACCACTATGTGATATCGTTTGGGCAAGTGAGAAGGCGTGGTTTCAGACACCATATGCAACAATCCGACTCACTCCAGCTGGCTGCTCATCATACACATTCCCACAAATTCTGGGGGTTGCACTG GCCAATGAAATGTTGTTCTGTGGAAGAAAGCTGACAGCACAGGAAGCCTGCAGCAGAGGACTAGTGTCACAAGTATTTTGGCCAACAACATTTAGCCAAGAAGTGATGCTGCGAGTGAAAGAAATGGCATCCTGCAGTGCAGTG